A part of Methanohalobium evestigatum Z-7303 genomic DNA contains:
- a CDS encoding Mov34/MPN/PAD-1 family protein yields MEIKGIERDALNFILKVSESTAPLEFAGLLHVDNGIITEVIILPGTESSNRSAIMKLFMMPNVKSVGSVHSHPSPNIKPSKADLQMFSKTGSHHIIVGEPFDEDSWRCYDRNGYVQNLPVLESEVNDR; encoded by the coding sequence ATGGAGATTAAAGGAATTGAACGTGATGCCCTCAATTTTATTTTAAAAGTAAGTGAATCCACTGCTCCTCTTGAATTTGCTGGACTTTTACATGTAGATAATGGAATTATTACAGAGGTCATCATACTCCCGGGTACTGAATCAAGCAACCGTAGTGCTATCATGAAACTGTTTATGATGCCAAATGTTAAATCAGTGGGGTCTGTCCACAGCCATCCATCACCAAATATTAAACCATCAAAAGCAGACCTTCAAATGTTCTCAAAAACCGGTTCTCATCATATAATTGTAGGTGAACCGTTTGATGAGGACAGCTGGAGATGTTATGACAGGAACGGATATGTACAGAATCTTCCAGTTCTGGAATCGGAAGTGAACGACCGCTAA
- the ftsZ gene encoding cell division protein FtsZ, with protein MQSLVQEALKQKEKETSESESIESEDDFEGFGMPRITIVGCGGAGNNTVNRLYNIGIEGAETVAINTDKQHLDNVHADKKILVGKTLTRGLGAGGYPEMGKKAAELARGTLEEVFKDSDLVFVTAGMGGGTGTGVAPVVADIAKEQGAIVVGMVSSPFRVERARTVKSEEGLEELRRAGDTVIVLDNNRLLEYVPNLPIDQAFSVMDQLISETVKGITETITQPSLINLDYADIRSIMGCGGVAVMLFADSKNQNKSDDVVRSALNHPLLDVDYRGATGSLVHITGGPDLSLKEAEEIAGSLTYELSPDANVIWGARIRDDFEGKVRVMAIMTGVQSSQILGPNEYDPNIVEKKEPNRASTSGSNPKRNTAGPNKNDNGSIIDIIN; from the coding sequence TTGCAATCTTTGGTACAGGAAGCGTTAAAACAAAAAGAAAAAGAAACATCAGAAAGTGAATCGATAGAATCGGAAGATGATTTTGAAGGTTTTGGGATGCCCAGAATCACTATTGTAGGATGTGGTGGTGCTGGTAACAATACTGTGAACCGTTTATATAACATCGGTATTGAAGGTGCAGAAACCGTAGCAATAAATACAGATAAACAACATTTGGATAACGTACATGCTGACAAGAAGATATTGGTCGGTAAAACCCTGACACGTGGACTGGGTGCTGGTGGATACCCGGAAATGGGTAAGAAAGCAGCAGAACTTGCACGCGGTACACTTGAAGAGGTATTCAAAGATTCTGACCTTGTATTTGTAACTGCAGGTATGGGTGGAGGCACCGGTACAGGTGTAGCACCTGTAGTAGCAGATATTGCAAAAGAGCAGGGAGCGATTGTAGTAGGAATGGTATCCAGTCCTTTCAGAGTTGAAAGAGCAAGAACTGTGAAATCCGAAGAAGGACTTGAAGAACTCAGACGTGCAGGAGATACAGTTATCGTTCTCGACAACAACAGGTTACTTGAATATGTACCAAACCTGCCAATTGATCAGGCTTTTTCAGTTATGGATCAATTGATATCAGAAACCGTCAAAGGAATTACAGAAACAATCACCCAACCTTCCCTCATCAATCTGGATTATGCTGATATAAGGTCGATTATGGGTTGTGGTGGAGTAGCAGTAATGTTGTTTGCTGATAGCAAGAACCAGAACAAGAGCGACGATGTTGTACGTTCTGCATTAAACCATCCATTGTTGGATGTTGATTACAGAGGTGCAACAGGAAGTCTTGTACACATAACAGGCGGACCTGATTTAAGTCTAAAAGAAGCCGAAGAAATAGCTGGATCTCTAACCTATGAACTTTCACCCGATGCCAATGTAATATGGGGTGCAAGGATACGGGATGATTTTGAAGGAAAAGTCCGTGTTATGGCTATAATGACTGGTGTGCAATCTTCACAGATACTTGGACCCAATGAATACGATCCAAATATAGTGGAAAAGAAAGAACCAAACAGAGCTTCTACCAGTGGTAGCAACCCGAAACGGAACACAGCCGGTCCAAATAAAAATGACAATGGTTCCATTATAGACATAATTAATTAA
- a CDS encoding nucleotidyltransferase domain-containing protein: MVKTRLRDFIVTEDDWIFAVADYFHPNGIRSILRYVPDKNGDRELNGTRYSKYDFNDAFKFMRDNRPLWVNDVHIVPKNKLKKVLYPDERIPELVKTNKKVASIVETLDEAGIPRDKMGVTGSLLPGLEKDGSDIDFIVYGSSWFDARDAIFRAKSKGGSIQEINEEMWLKIYNKRVPDISFDEFKLHEKRKGNRGMVDGTYFDLLFVRDWSQIYQPLQRGEDTKRMKIEAPVTSSEFAFDNPAVFEIDHDTIDHVFSYTHTYAGQVVEGEIMEAQGVVEDLGDTKRLVVGTSREPKGEWIRSLTLLEKNGYI, from the coding sequence ATGGTTAAAACTCGTCTTAGAGATTTTATAGTAACAGAAGATGACTGGATTTTTGCAGTGGCGGATTATTTTCATCCAAACGGTATAAGGTCAATTCTCAGGTACGTACCTGATAAAAACGGCGACCGTGAACTGAATGGAACCCGTTACAGTAAATACGATTTTAATGACGCTTTTAAATTCATGCGTGACAATCGCCCTTTATGGGTAAATGATGTACACATAGTCCCCAAAAATAAATTGAAAAAGGTTCTTTATCCAGATGAACGTATACCTGAACTCGTAAAGACAAACAAAAAAGTTGCATCAATCGTGGAAACACTGGATGAAGCTGGAATCCCGAGAGATAAAATGGGGGTGACCGGTTCACTTTTGCCCGGTCTTGAAAAGGATGGATCAGATATTGATTTTATTGTTTATGGTAGTTCATGGTTTGATGCCCGTGATGCAATATTCCGGGCAAAATCAAAGGGTGGGTCTATACAAGAAATAAACGAGGAAATGTGGTTGAAAATCTACAATAAACGCGTACCGGATATATCTTTTGATGAATTCAAACTACATGAAAAAAGAAAAGGTAACAGAGGTATGGTAGATGGTACGTATTTTGACCTGCTTTTTGTGCGCGACTGGAGTCAAATATATCAGCCATTACAAAGGGGTGAGGACACAAAAAGAATGAAAATTGAAGCGCCTGTAACCAGCTCGGAATTTGCATTTGACAATCCTGCCGTTTTTGAGATAGACCACGATACAATAGACCATGTATTTTCATATACCCATACCTATGCAGGTCAGGTGGTTGAAGGAGAAATCATGGAAGCTCAGGGGGTTGTTGAAGATCTGGGAGATACAAAACGTCTGGTTGTTGGTACCTCGCGTGAGCCTAAAGGAGAATGGATACGGTCACTTACACTTCTTGAAAAAAATGGTTATATCTAA
- the mptA gene encoding GTP cyclohydrolase MptA, whose protein sequence is MELPIVQLPDVQAGKPKVPINLTRVGVTDVKKLVEIKRKDKRPIVLVSTFDIFVDLPSSLKGANLSRNFEAIDEVLEKVINMPVYEIEQLCGDVSKNLLDRHEYARRAEVRMKSEYVIKRQSPATELECQEVVDIFAESTAFRSESNEINVKKLIGAEVVGLTACPCAQEIMRDEAHNELESLGVDEKTIAKFLHEVPMATHNQRGRGIISIEVEDEEDASLEDVIEIIENSMSSSVYELLKRADEAEIVKNAHKRPKFVEDCVRTMAKNVVHKFGYLPDNSVVTIKQINEESIHRHNAFAERIATLGELKSEISQG, encoded by the coding sequence ATGGAACTTCCTATTGTACAATTACCAGATGTTCAGGCAGGCAAACCCAAAGTCCCGATAAATCTCACACGCGTTGGTGTTACTGATGTCAAAAAACTTGTAGAGATTAAAAGAAAGGATAAACGCCCTATCGTCCTTGTTTCAACATTTGATATCTTTGTAGACCTACCATCCAGTCTTAAAGGGGCTAACCTTTCACGCAATTTTGAAGCAATCGATGAAGTGCTTGAAAAAGTAATCAATATGCCTGTATACGAAATAGAACAGCTTTGTGGAGATGTGTCAAAAAACCTGCTTGACCGCCATGAATATGCAAGGCGTGCAGAAGTAAGAATGAAAAGTGAATATGTAATAAAAAGACAATCACCTGCAACAGAATTAGAATGCCAAGAAGTAGTGGATATTTTTGCTGAATCTACTGCATTCAGGTCAGAGTCCAATGAAATCAATGTTAAAAAACTTATCGGAGCAGAAGTTGTGGGATTAACAGCATGCCCATGTGCACAGGAGATTATGAGAGACGAAGCCCATAATGAACTTGAATCACTGGGTGTGGACGAGAAAACTATTGCAAAATTCCTGCATGAAGTTCCTATGGCTACCCATAACCAGCGGGGACGTGGAATTATCTCTATAGAAGTAGAAGATGAAGAAGATGCATCACTTGAAGATGTCATAGAAATAATTGAAAACTCCATGAGTTCAAGTGTATATGAACTTTTAAAACGGGCAGATGAAGCAGAAATTGTTAAAAACGCTCACAAAAGACCAAAATTTGTTGAGGATTGTGTTCGTACAATGGCTAAAAACGTAGTTCATAAGTTTGGCTACCTTCCCGACAATTCTGTAGTCACAATAAAACAGATAAACGAGGAAAGTATCCACAGGCATAATGCATTTGCTGAAAGAATTGCAACACTTGGAGAGTTAAAATCCGAAATTAGTCAGGGTTAA
- a CDS encoding sodium-translocating pyrophosphatase, which yields MDSLIYIAPIAGIVSLVFSAFFIQNIMKKSPGTETMQQIAGAIQEGAMAYLNRQYKTITAVAIVLALLIFALLGDDSGKITIGFIAGALSSAAAGYLGMNVSVRANVRTTNAASQGLKEAMAIAFRGGAVTGLAVVGLALLGVSGFYIIYGDVNLVIGFGFGASLISLFARVGGGIYTKAADVGGDLVGKIEAGIPEDDPRNAAVIADNVGDNVGDCAGMGADLFETYVVTVLAAMLLGSVILETYPNAILYPLVLGATAIFASIISIFFVKVGDDGKIMKALYKGVALSAILSIVAFYFVTDFLMGDIEFFYAALVGIVIMVLMVVFTEYYTSTSFRPVKTIAKSSETGAGTNVISGLAIGLESTALPVVIVVIGILAAYFVVGGVAAPAIGLYGIAIAASAMLSTTGMIVTMDSFGPVTDNAGGIAEMADLPENVRNVTDALDAVGNTTKAVTKGYAIGSAALGALALFADYRHKVDLSAGSLSLDNPVVLVGLFIGGLLPFIFSAVTMRAVGKAAFEVVNEVRRQFREIPGILEGTAKPGYSECVDIATRAAIREMAIPGAMAVVVPLAVGLVLGPLALGGLLLGIIVSGFLLALTMDNGGGAWDNAKKLIEDGEHGGKGSDAHKAAVVGDTVGDPFKDTAGPALNALIKVVNMVSILFSAIFIGAGIF from the coding sequence ATGGATAGCCTAATATATATAGCCCCTATTGCAGGTATTGTAAGCCTGGTATTTTCTGCATTTTTTATACAAAATATTATGAAAAAAAGCCCGGGAACGGAAACTATGCAGCAAATAGCAGGAGCTATACAAGAAGGGGCAATGGCATATTTAAACCGTCAATATAAAACTATTACTGCTGTTGCGATTGTACTTGCATTGCTGATTTTTGCTTTGCTTGGAGATGACAGTGGTAAAATAACAATCGGATTTATAGCAGGAGCTTTAAGTTCTGCAGCTGCAGGGTATTTGGGGATGAATGTATCTGTCAGAGCAAATGTCAGAACCACCAATGCTGCTTCACAGGGATTGAAAGAGGCAATGGCTATTGCATTCCGCGGTGGTGCTGTCACAGGTCTGGCGGTTGTAGGTCTTGCGCTACTTGGTGTGAGTGGTTTTTACATAATTTATGGAGACGTAAACCTTGTAATAGGTTTTGGATTTGGTGCAAGTCTTATCAGTCTTTTTGCCAGAGTTGGTGGAGGTATTTATACAAAGGCTGCTGATGTCGGTGGAGACCTTGTAGGTAAAATAGAGGCAGGTATTCCAGAAGACGACCCACGTAATGCAGCAGTAATTGCTGATAACGTCGGTGATAACGTCGGTGACTGTGCAGGTATGGGTGCAGACCTTTTTGAAACCTATGTTGTAACAGTGCTTGCGGCAATGTTGCTCGGTTCAGTAATTCTGGAAACCTATCCAAATGCAATATTGTATCCTCTTGTACTGGGAGCTACGGCTATTTTTGCATCAATTATATCGATATTCTTTGTAAAAGTCGGTGATGATGGAAAGATTATGAAAGCACTTTATAAAGGTGTAGCCCTTTCAGCGATATTATCCATTGTGGCATTTTACTTTGTAACGGATTTCCTGATGGGTGATATAGAATTCTTTTACGCGGCTCTTGTCGGTATAGTTATAATGGTTCTTATGGTTGTATTTACCGAATACTATACCTCAACAAGTTTCAGACCTGTAAAAACTATAGCCAAATCGTCCGAAACAGGAGCAGGAACAAACGTAATATCAGGTCTTGCAATCGGACTCGAAAGTACAGCACTTCCAGTAGTAATTGTTGTAATAGGTATCTTGGCCGCATACTTTGTTGTTGGCGGGGTTGCTGCACCGGCAATAGGATTATATGGTATTGCGATAGCAGCATCAGCAATGCTTTCAACAACCGGTATGATTGTAACTATGGATTCATTTGGACCGGTTACAGATAATGCTGGTGGTATAGCAGAAATGGCGGATTTACCTGAAAACGTCCGTAACGTTACTGATGCACTTGATGCAGTCGGTAATACTACAAAAGCAGTTACTAAGGGTTATGCAATAGGTTCGGCTGCACTTGGTGCACTGGCATTGTTTGCTGATTACCGACACAAGGTCGACCTAAGTGCAGGGAGTTTAAGCCTTGATAACCCTGTAGTGCTTGTCGGACTATTTATAGGTGGATTGCTGCCATTTATATTCAGTGCGGTCACCATGAGAGCAGTTGGAAAAGCAGCTTTTGAAGTTGTAAATGAAGTCCGCCGACAATTCAGGGAAATTCCCGGTATCCTTGAAGGGACGGCGAAACCCGGATACAGTGAATGTGTTGATATAGCAACAAGGGCTGCCATCCGTGAGATGGCTATACCCGGTGCAATGGCAGTAGTTGTGCCCCTTGCTGTAGGTTTAGTACTAGGACCTCTGGCTTTAGGGGGTCTTTTGTTGGGTATCATTGTTTCCGGATTTCTCCTTGCACTGACCATGGACAACGGTGGAGGTGCATGGGACAATGCCAAAAAACTGATTGAAGACGGAGAACACGGTGGTAAAGGTTCAGATGCCCATAAAGCAGCTGTAGTAGGGGATACAGTGGGAGACCCATTCAAAGATACGGCAGGTCCGGCACTTAACGCTTTGATTAAGGTTGTAAATATGGTATCCATTCTTTTCTCAGCCATCTTTATAGGTGCTGGGATTTTCTAA
- the argB gene encoding acetylglutamate kinase encodes MELKRENVLIEALPYIQKFYNSIMVIKLGGHAMVDSEIMNDIIRDIVLLRFVGIHPVIVHGGGPEITEKMERMGKKSEFIGGIRITDDETLEIARMVLVGNINTKIVSLIGHHGGHAVGLSGKDGKMILARKKPPQKVRIKEMEHDVDLGWVGDTEIINPELIHILTNKSYIPVISPIAMDTKGNTLNINADVVASDIAVSLNAEKLILLTDVTGVLRDKDDPSTRISQIAVEEVEQLIEEDVISSGMIPKVRSAASAVISGVDRVHIINGSVSHSLLLELFTDTGIGTMVYEAENNK; translated from the coding sequence ATGGAACTTAAAAGGGAAAATGTGTTGATAGAAGCCCTGCCGTATATTCAAAAATTCTACAATTCTATCATGGTAATAAAACTTGGCGGGCATGCCATGGTAGATTCTGAAATAATGAACGATATCATCAGGGATATTGTACTTCTTCGTTTTGTAGGAATTCATCCAGTAATAGTTCACGGCGGCGGGCCTGAAATAACAGAAAAAATGGAACGCATGGGTAAAAAATCAGAATTTATCGGTGGCATCCGGATTACTGATGATGAAACACTGGAAATAGCCAGAATGGTTCTTGTCGGAAATATCAATACCAAGATAGTGTCTCTGATAGGGCATCATGGGGGACATGCAGTAGGGTTATCCGGTAAAGACGGTAAAATGATACTGGCAAGGAAGAAACCCCCTCAAAAGGTAAGAATCAAAGAGATGGAACATGATGTAGACCTCGGATGGGTCGGAGATACTGAAATTATCAATCCAGAACTTATCCACATATTAACTAATAAGAGCTACATACCGGTAATATCACCGATTGCAATGGATACAAAAGGAAACACCTTAAATATAAATGCCGATGTTGTGGCAAGTGATATTGCAGTATCTTTGAATGCTGAAAAATTGATACTTCTTACGGATGTAACAGGTGTTTTGAGGGATAAAGACGACCCTTCAACGCGCATATCCCAGATAGCAGTAGAGGAAGTGGAACAGTTAATAGAGGAAGATGTAATCTCAAGTGGTATGATTCCAAAAGTTAGAAGTGCAGCATCTGCTGTTATAAGCGGAGTTGATAGAGTGCATATTATAAACGGCAGTGTATCTCATTCATTGTTACTTGAACTGTTTACAGATACTGGCATAGGAACAATGGTTTATGAAGCGGAAAATAATAAGTAA
- a CDS encoding DUF2098 family protein produces MTETENETTVKATDINGSLIEIGSTVGYINTGTVGKVVDIKDDDGLWVLIDEKELYYKPELLEITETTTKKSKEKPAEKKKPGEEGTEAPEDISHITGGG; encoded by the coding sequence TTGACAGAGACAGAAAATGAGACAACAGTTAAAGCCACTGATATCAATGGTTCTTTAATAGAAATCGGTTCAACTGTCGGATACATAAATACCGGTACTGTCGGTAAAGTGGTTGATATAAAAGATGATGATGGTTTATGGGTGCTTATAGACGAAAAAGAATTGTATTACAAACCTGAATTATTGGAAATAACCGAAACTACTACTAAAAAAAGCAAGGAAAAACCTGCCGAGAAAAAGAAGCCGGGTGAAGAAGGAACAGAAGCCCCTGAAGATATATCACACATCACAGGCGGTGGATAA
- a CDS encoding dihydropteroate synthase-like protein, producing MKILVVTGYLAEQTVKNAVNSGADVLVLDTDIAAFITPNKLLQVMEKRKLKDKYDIVFVPGIVSGDFTKVEMEMGCSVYLGPKHAYDLDFVIPSAENFKFSKVKPACELLSDVRRKKAIEQIQNIEDNSTSAFKVGELKIGGNSRMKVMGEVVNATGMDGLTLKNRILSFIDKGADIIDIGVSMDATPEEVINAVEIAKGISSVPLSIDTLDSELISSALDSGIDIVLSLDGSNIEDVGYKVAENDVSAVVIPDVGVDEDRRLESLIKNIKSVMEMGVTHVIADPVLDSIGYGIDKSINRYKKVCDMYPEVPLFFGAGNVTELIDADSVGINASLTGIANDLGASILFTPELSDKTQDSISELKTSSYMMALASERKTPPKDLGLDLLVLKEKRRHPDSTVPDNFLQAKESGSWQLDPVGCFRIKIATNLNYSERCIVVEHEKTCIVGKTANEILDTILDMELVSTLEHAGYLGRELKKAELALKFNRSYSQDDEF from the coding sequence ATGAAAATCTTAGTAGTCACAGGATATCTTGCAGAACAAACTGTAAAAAATGCAGTAAACTCTGGGGCAGATGTTCTGGTACTTGATACAGATATTGCTGCTTTTATCACACCCAATAAATTGCTTCAGGTAATGGAAAAACGAAAATTGAAAGACAAATATGATATTGTTTTTGTACCGGGTATTGTATCTGGTGATTTTACAAAGGTTGAAATGGAGATGGGATGCAGTGTATACCTTGGTCCCAAACATGCCTATGACTTGGATTTTGTTATCCCTTCTGCAGAAAACTTCAAATTTTCTAAAGTAAAGCCTGCTTGTGAATTATTATCTGATGTGCGACGCAAAAAAGCGATTGAACAGATACAGAATATCGAGGATAATTCGACCTCTGCATTTAAGGTAGGAGAGTTAAAAATAGGTGGCAACTCCCGTATGAAAGTGATGGGAGAGGTTGTAAATGCAACCGGTATGGACGGATTAACGCTTAAAAATAGAATACTTTCTTTTATAGACAAAGGTGCTGACATTATTGACATCGGGGTTTCGATGGATGCAACCCCTGAAGAGGTAATAAATGCAGTTGAAATCGCAAAGGGCATATCATCTGTACCTTTAAGTATTGATACACTTGATTCGGAATTAATAAGTAGTGCACTTGATTCTGGAATAGATATAGTTTTAAGCCTTGACGGTAGCAACATTGAAGACGTAGGATACAAAGTAGCTGAAAATGATGTTTCCGCAGTTGTAATTCCTGACGTGGGTGTTGATGAGGATAGAAGGTTAGAGAGCTTGATTAAAAACATCAAATCTGTGATGGAGATGGGGGTAACCCATGTAATTGCAGACCCTGTGCTTGATTCAATAGGTTATGGTATAGATAAATCTATAAACCGTTACAAAAAGGTTTGTGATATGTACCCGGAAGTTCCTCTGTTTTTCGGGGCAGGAAATGTAACAGAACTAATAGATGCAGATTCAGTGGGTATTAATGCATCTCTTACAGGAATTGCAAACGACCTTGGAGCAAGTATACTTTTTACACCTGAACTTAGTGATAAAACACAGGACTCTATAAGTGAATTAAAAACATCATCTTATATGATGGCACTTGCCTCAGAGCGAAAAACACCTCCAAAAGACCTTGGCCTTGATTTGCTTGTATTAAAAGAAAAACGCAGACATCCAGATTCTACGGTTCCGGACAATTTTTTACAGGCTAAGGAATCAGGTTCATGGCAACTTGATCCTGTCGGGTGTTTTAGAATAAAAATTGCAACAAATTTAAATTATTCTGAAAGATGTATAGTTGTAGAGCATGAAAAAACCTGTATAGTAGGTAAAACTGCAAATGAGATTCTTGATACAATACTTGACATGGAACTTGTATCAACTCTTGAACATGCGGGTTATCTGGGGCGGGAATTGAAAAAAGCTGAACTGGCTCTTAAATTTAACAGAAGTTATTCACAGGACGATGAATTTTGA
- a CDS encoding non-histone chromosomal MC1 family protein, which produces MAENETRNFVVRDKNGKEHGVFTGKQPRQAALKVANRGKGTKSKPDTIRLRERGTNKVHVFKGWKDKVDAPKNKPEWMPDKINKPFVKKQGIEKLEKA; this is translated from the coding sequence ATGGCAGAAAATGAAACAAGAAACTTTGTAGTTAGAGATAAAAACGGAAAAGAACACGGTGTATTTACCGGTAAACAACCAAGACAGGCAGCATTAAAAGTAGCAAACAGAGGTAAAGGAACAAAATCCAAACCTGACACAATCAGACTCAGAGAACGTGGAACAAACAAAGTACATGTATTCAAGGGCTGGAAAGATAAAGTAGATGCACCAAAGAACAAACCAGAATGGATGCCTGACAAGATAAACAAACCATTTGTGAAAAAACAGGGAATCGAAAAATTAGAAAAAGCCTAA